One window from the genome of Methanothermobacter sp. K4 encodes:
- a CDS encoding manganese efflux pump MntP family protein: MDLLSMVFIGIGLGMDTFSISVSRGLVSHESGINYALITAFSFGAFQAFMPILGWISGIEIQSIVSTFAPWVAFTLLLLIGLKMIYESTMLEEEEFKFSYRELLLLSVATSIDAFAVGVSFALLNISIWLPIIIIGIITFFLSLGGSYLGEKIGHIFENRIEALGGVILILIGLRILLENNVL, from the coding sequence ATGGATCTTCTATCGATGGTTTTCATTGGAATTGGCCTCGGGATGGACACATTCAGCATATCAGTGAGCCGGGGCCTTGTGAGCCATGAATCAGGAATCAACTACGCCCTCATAACTGCATTCTCATTCGGTGCATTCCAGGCGTTCATGCCCATCCTAGGATGGATATCCGGTATTGAGATCCAGAGCATCGTATCAACCTTTGCGCCCTGGGTTGCATTTACACTCCTCCTTCTCATCGGGCTGAAAATGATATACGAGAGCACCATGCTTGAGGAGGAGGAATTCAAATTCAGTTACCGTGAACTCCTTCTGCTCTCGGTTGCAACCAGCATAGACGCCTTTGCTGTGGGTGTCAGCTTTGCACTCCTTAACATATCCATATGGCTGCCCATAATAATCATAGGAATCATCACATTCTTCCTCTCCCTTGGGGGGAGCTACCTTGGAGAGAAGATAGGTCACATATTTGAAAACCGTATAGAGGCGCTGGGTGGTGTCATCCTCATCCTCATTGGTTTAAGGATACTCCTGGAGAATAACGTCCTCTGA
- a CDS encoding carbon-nitrogen hydrolase family protein produces MRVGICQMQVNERKEENIKKASEMIREACRRGAELVVLPEMFTCPYDSELFPEYAEDENGKTITTMKSLAAELGVHLVAGSIPERTPEGIYNTSFIIDDGGEVVARHRKVHLFDIDVEGGITFRESDSLIAGSSVTVTETGAAVIGVGICYDMRFPELSRMMALGGAEVLIFPGAFNMTTGPAHWRLLVRSRALDNQCYCVAVSPARNPGASYVAYGHSLVADPWGSVMVDAGSSERVLTVDLDMEMVEKVRGELPLLRNRRPDVYRWMEGDDHE; encoded by the coding sequence CTGAGGGTTGGAATCTGTCAGATGCAGGTAAATGAGAGAAAGGAAGAAAACATCAAAAAGGCCTCTGAGATGATAAGGGAAGCGTGCAGAAGGGGTGCTGAACTTGTGGTTCTTCCTGAGATGTTCACATGCCCCTACGACTCTGAACTCTTCCCTGAATATGCAGAGGATGAGAATGGAAAGACCATAACCACAATGAAATCCCTTGCAGCGGAGCTGGGTGTCCATCTGGTTGCAGGTTCAATTCCCGAGCGGACCCCCGAGGGGATATACAACACCTCCTTCATCATTGATGATGGTGGTGAAGTCGTGGCGAGGCACAGGAAGGTTCACCTCTTTGATATAGACGTGGAGGGCGGGATAACCTTCAGGGAATCCGACAGTCTCATTGCAGGTAGCTCTGTGACCGTTACTGAAACGGGTGCTGCTGTGATCGGGGTTGGTATATGCTATGACATGCGCTTTCCTGAACTCTCAAGGATGATGGCCCTGGGGGGTGCGGAGGTTCTCATATTTCCCGGTGCATTCAACATGACAACCGGACCAGCCCACTGGAGGCTCCTTGTGCGATCGAGGGCCCTTGACAATCAGTGCTACTGTGTTGCAGTATCCCCTGCAAGAAATCCCGGGGCATCCTATGTTGCATACGGCCACTCACTTGTCGCCGACCCATGGGGTTCTGTTATGGTTGATGCAGGCAGCTCAGAACGTGTTCTAACAGTCGACCTGGATATGGAAATGGTGGAGAAAGTGAGAGGGGAGCTTCCACTTCTAAGGAATCGGAGACCAGATGTTTACAGGTGGATGGAGGGGGATGATCATGAATAG
- the cruF gene encoding bisanhydrobacterioruberin hydratase CruF: MNRPSGKSIIILLVGIILAFSSYFVANVDIGGYSAVSAVFIISMALPSFISVIRDLRGRGVILILVLGAYAILIETVAIVTGFPYSEFHYSELIGLKILGHTPFTVPFAWLPLFLGSAYLAKESAGGRLKFLGLSTLLVVLTDVVIDPAAVTLNFWIWSNPGIFYGVPLQNFAGWVLSGFIASLILLVVLGDSIKEMKAGTISSLYLIMCFWTAACLFLGLEIPFITGLILLALILIKTGANLW; encoded by the coding sequence ATGAATAGACCCTCTGGGAAATCCATCATCATACTCCTCGTGGGTATCATCCTTGCATTCTCATCATATTTTGTAGCCAACGTGGATATAGGGGGTTATTCTGCTGTATCTGCTGTTTTCATCATATCCATGGCCCTCCCATCATTTATTTCAGTGATAAGGGACCTCAGGGGTCGTGGTGTTATTCTGATACTTGTTCTGGGGGCCTATGCAATTCTGATAGAAACAGTGGCCATAGTAACAGGTTTCCCTTACTCGGAGTTCCACTACAGTGAACTCATTGGACTGAAGATCCTTGGACACACACCCTTCACGGTCCCATTCGCATGGCTGCCCCTCTTCCTTGGGTCGGCCTATCTTGCAAAGGAATCTGCTGGTGGGAGACTGAAATTTCTGGGCCTCTCAACTCTCCTTGTGGTTCTCACAGATGTGGTGATTGACCCTGCAGCCGTGACCCTCAACTTCTGGATCTGGAGTAATCCAGGAATATTCTATGGTGTGCCCCTCCAGAACTTTGCCGGATGGGTGCTCTCAGGTTTCATAGCATCCCTCATTCTGCTTGTGGTTCTGGGTGATTCTATTAAGGAAATGAAAGCAGGGACCATCTCCAGCCTCTACCTGATAATGTGCTTCTGGACAGCGGCCTGCCTCTTCCTTGGACTTGAGATTCCCTTCATAACCGGTTTAATCCTCCTGGCACTCATACTCATTAAAACAGGGGCAAACCTGTGGTAG